One part of the Sarcophilus harrisii chromosome 5, mSarHar1.11, whole genome shotgun sequence genome encodes these proteins:
- the LOC100921188 gene encoding olfactory receptor 6C1-like, translating into MKNHTQVTEFILLGLSDDPELQMVIFFFLVLAYILSIAGNVTIIILTLQDSHLQTPMYFFLRNFSFLEISFTTACIPRFLGTIITEDKTISYSGCMVQLFFFILLGVTEFYLLAAMSYDRYVAICKPLHYTTIMNNRVCTLLVFCSWFISFMIIFPAIILMQQLDYCADNIIDHFTCDYSPLLQLSCTDTQFLETMGISWAVVTLMFTLALIILSYIYIIRTILRIPSVSQRKKAFSTCSSHMIVISISYGSCIFMYIKPSAKDRVSLSKGVAVLNTSVAPMLNPFIYSLRNQQVKQAFMDMIRKILFSSNKGKDLLN; encoded by the coding sequence ATGAAAAATCACACACAGGTAACCGAATTCATCCTCCTGGGATTGTCAGATGATCCAGAGCTTCAAatggtcattttcttcttccttgtatTGGCATACATTCTCAGCATTGCTGGCAATGTGACTATCATCATCCTCACCCTGCAGGATTCTCATCTACAGACCCCAATGTATTTCTTTCTCCGGAATTTCTCCTTCTTAGAAATTTCATTTACAACTGCTTGTATTCCCAGATTCTTGGGCACAATTATTACTGAGGACAAGACTATTTCCTACAGTGGCTGCAtggttcaattgtttttcttcattctcttggGAGTAACTGAATTTTACCTTCTAGCAGCCATGTCTTATGATCGCTATGTTGCCATCTGCAAACCCCTACATTACACAACAATTATGAACAACAGAGTCTGTACATTGCTTGTCTTCTGCTCATGGTTTATTTCATTCATGATCATCTTTCCAGCAATCATTCTGATGCAGCAGCTTGATTATTGTGCTGATAATATTATTGACCATTTTACCTGTGACTATTCTCCCCTCTTACAACTATCCTGCACAGATACACAATTCTTAGAGACAATGGGTATTTCCTGGGCTGTGGTGACTCTTATGTTTACACTAGCATTAATCATCCTCTCCTACATATACATCATCAGAACTATTCTACGGATCCCTTCAGTCAGTCAGAGGAAAAAGGCCTTCTCCACTTGTTCTTCTCACATGATTGTCATCTCCATTTCTTATGGCAGCTGCATTTTTATGTACATCAAACCCTCAGCAAAGGACAGAGTCTCTTTAAGCAAGGGGGTTGCTGTGCTTAATACATCAGTAGCCCCCATGTTGAATCCCTTCATTTATAGCTTAAGGAATCAGCAAGTGAAACAAGCCTTCATGGACATGATaaggaagattttattttcttcaaacaaaggaaaagatttgtTGAACTGA